Proteins encoded within one genomic window of Candidatus Limnocylindria bacterium:
- the ppdK gene encoding pyruvate, phosphate dikinase codes for MPARRRSTAKKSTAKAKKWVYLFVDGKAEGSAKMRALLGGKGAGIAEMTNAGLPVPPGFTITTEACNAYFASGKKLPPRLWDQVEKALARVEKSTGKKLGDTKNPLLVSVRSGAAMSMPGMMDTVLNLGLNDESRAALEKLTKNPRFAWDAYRRFISMFGRIVQDIPAEKFDHALDAKKKATGAKSDTDLTPKSLQELVTEFKEIVRRETKRPFPTEPLEQLRLAIEAVFGSWFGRRAVDYRNAFKIAHDLGTAVNVQSMVFGNMGDDSGTGVAFTRNPNTGAKELYGEYLVNAQGEDVVAGIRTPSKIAQMKDEMPKVYAQFEKIAQRLEKHYRDVQDLEFTIERAKLYMLQTRSAKRTARAAVKVATDMVREKVINKDEALQRVDPMHVEQLLLPRFDESEVEKARKAGRFLAKGLNASPGAATGRAVFDADRAVELKGSKQLVVLVRPETSPDDFHGMIAATGILTARGGSTSHAAVVARGLGLPCVAGVAALDIDLAKRQMRVGDKVVREGDAISIDGTSGEVFLGELPTIQPNFREEKELIELLTWADARRTLGVWVNADTPEECRLARELGAEGVGLARTEHMFRQAERLPIVQDMIMADDAPGRKVALAKLLPFQQGDFFEMYKAMDGLSVVIRLIDPPLHEFLREYADVDVDIAVMRATGKDGVELERKEKIERRLQQLHEDNPMLGLRGCRLLLVYPEILEMQIRAILGAAIDASEKGIKAKPEIMMPLVGVMGELDRLQEQVVAVAEAIFKERGKKVPYKFGTMIEIPRACLIADEIATKAEFFSFGTNDLTQTILGISRDDAQKSFLTKYVEQKIIPADPFQVLDRDGVGAMMRIAIERGRKTRPGLKIGICGEHGGDPSSIAFCHDVGLTYVSPSTYRVPVARLAAAQAAIAGAGEKDR; via the coding sequence GTGCCTGCACGTCGACGCTCGACCGCCAAGAAGAGCACCGCGAAGGCCAAGAAGTGGGTCTATCTCTTCGTCGACGGCAAGGCCGAGGGCAGCGCGAAGATGCGCGCGCTCCTCGGTGGCAAGGGCGCTGGCATCGCGGAGATGACCAACGCGGGCCTCCCGGTGCCTCCGGGCTTCACGATCACCACCGAGGCGTGCAACGCCTACTTCGCATCGGGGAAGAAGCTTCCGCCGAGGCTTTGGGATCAGGTCGAGAAGGCACTCGCGCGCGTCGAGAAGTCCACCGGAAAGAAGCTCGGAGACACCAAGAACCCGCTCCTCGTCTCGGTGCGATCGGGCGCAGCGATGTCGATGCCCGGCATGATGGACACCGTCCTCAACCTCGGCCTCAACGACGAGAGCCGCGCCGCCCTGGAGAAGCTCACCAAGAATCCACGCTTCGCCTGGGACGCCTACCGCAGGTTCATCTCGATGTTCGGCCGCATCGTGCAGGACATCCCGGCGGAGAAGTTCGATCACGCCCTCGACGCGAAGAAGAAGGCCACCGGTGCCAAGAGCGACACCGATCTCACCCCGAAGTCGCTGCAGGAGCTCGTGACGGAGTTCAAGGAGATCGTCCGTCGCGAGACCAAGAGACCATTCCCAACCGAGCCACTCGAACAGCTGCGTCTCGCGATCGAGGCCGTATTCGGATCGTGGTTCGGGCGCCGCGCGGTCGATTACCGCAACGCGTTCAAGATCGCTCACGACCTGGGCACCGCCGTGAACGTGCAGTCGATGGTCTTCGGGAACATGGGAGACGACTCCGGGACGGGCGTCGCGTTCACGCGGAATCCGAACACCGGCGCGAAAGAGCTCTACGGCGAGTATCTCGTGAACGCGCAGGGCGAGGACGTCGTTGCCGGAATCAGAACGCCCTCGAAGATCGCCCAGATGAAAGACGAGATGCCGAAGGTCTACGCGCAGTTCGAGAAGATCGCGCAGCGCCTCGAGAAGCACTACCGCGACGTGCAGGACCTCGAGTTCACGATCGAGCGCGCGAAGCTTTACATGCTCCAGACGCGCAGCGCGAAGCGAACGGCGCGCGCAGCGGTGAAGGTCGCGACCGACATGGTGCGCGAGAAGGTCATCAACAAGGACGAGGCGCTTCAGCGCGTGGATCCGATGCATGTCGAGCAGCTGCTCCTGCCGCGGTTCGACGAGTCCGAGGTCGAGAAGGCGCGAAAGGCGGGTCGCTTCCTCGCAAAGGGTCTCAACGCCTCGCCCGGTGCCGCGACCGGGCGCGCGGTCTTCGACGCGGACCGCGCCGTCGAGCTCAAGGGATCGAAGCAGCTGGTCGTGCTCGTGCGCCCCGAGACGAGTCCTGACGACTTCCACGGGATGATCGCGGCGACCGGGATCCTCACCGCTCGAGGTGGGTCGACGAGTCACGCCGCGGTGGTCGCGCGTGGCCTCGGTCTTCCGTGCGTCGCGGGCGTCGCCGCGCTTGACATCGACCTCGCGAAGCGTCAGATGCGCGTCGGCGACAAGGTCGTGCGCGAGGGCGACGCCATCTCGATCGACGGGACGAGCGGCGAGGTCTTCCTCGGCGAGCTTCCGACGATCCAGCCGAACTTCCGCGAGGAGAAGGAGCTCATCGAGCTGCTCACGTGGGCGGATGCGCGTCGCACGCTCGGCGTGTGGGTGAACGCCGACACTCCCGAGGAGTGCCGCCTGGCGCGCGAGCTGGGCGCGGAAGGCGTTGGGCTCGCGCGGACCGAGCACATGTTCCGGCAGGCCGAGCGACTACCGATCGTGCAGGACATGATCATGGCCGACGACGCCCCCGGACGGAAGGTCGCCCTGGCGAAGCTGCTGCCGTTCCAGCAGGGCGACTTCTTCGAGATGTACAAGGCCATGGACGGTCTGTCCGTCGTCATCCGGCTCATCGACCCGCCGCTGCATGAGTTCCTGCGTGAGTACGCGGACGTCGACGTCGACATCGCGGTGATGCGCGCGACCGGGAAGGACGGCGTCGAGCTCGAGCGCAAGGAGAAGATCGAGCGGCGCCTGCAGCAGCTCCACGAGGACAACCCGATGCTCGGCCTGCGCGGCTGCCGCCTCCTGCTGGTGTACCCGGAGATCCTCGAGATGCAGATCCGCGCGATCCTCGGCGCCGCCATCGACGCGTCCGAGAAGGGGATCAAGGCGAAGCCCGAGATCATGATGCCGCTCGTCGGCGTGATGGGCGAGCTCGACCGGCTGCAGGAGCAGGTCGTCGCCGTCGCCGAGGCCATCTTCAAGGAACGAGGCAAGAAGGTCCCGTACAAGTTCGGGACGATGATCGAGATCCCGCGGGCGTGCCTCATCGCCGACGAGATCGCGACGAAGGCCGAGTTCTTCTCGTTCGGAACGAACGACCTCACGCAGACGATCCTCGGCATCTCGCGCGACGACGCGCAGAAGAGCTTCCTCACCAAGTACGTCGAGCAGAAGATCATCCCCGCCGATCCGTTCCAGGTCCTCGACCGCGACGGTGTCGGCGCAATGATGCGCATCGCCATCGAACGCGGGCGAAAGACGCGGCCGGGACTCAAGATCGGCATCTGCGGCGAGCACGGAGGCGATCCGTCGTCGATCGCGTTCTGCCACGACGTCGGCCTGACGTACGTGTCGCCGTCGACCTATCGCGTGCCCGTCGCTCGACTCGCGGCAGCGCAGGCGGCGATCGCCGGCGCGGGGGAGAAGGACCGCTAA
- a CDS encoding glycine--tRNA ligase encodes MTASDVADKLTSLAKRRGFVFPSSEIYGGAGATWDYGPLGVELKNNVKRAWWRAMVQLREDMVGLDAAILMHPRVWEASGHVENFTDPLVECRNCRKRYRIDELPKGGHLMDAWRSNQIDLSSVACPSCGEKKLADPRRFNLMFKTFVGPAEDTASVAWLRPETAQGIFVNFENVQQSTRRRLPFGIAQIGKSFRNEITPGNFIFRSREFEQMEMQYFCRPDDAPRLFEEWLARRRQWYADLGIADAVLRFREHAENERAHYAAKAVDIEFLYPFGWNETEGIHNRTDFDLRRHSEFSGKDLRYHDDLTGERFLPYVVETAVGADRATYALLCAAYAEEPDKEGVRVVLRLHHAIAPYKVAVLPLSKNERLTPLAREVWAAIRPHFMSTYDETQAIGRRYRRQDEIGTPLCVTVDFDSLEDRAVTIRDRDSMAQVRVPIADLVPALKERLGA; translated from the coding sequence GTGACCGCGTCGGATGTAGCCGACAAGCTCACCTCTCTCGCGAAACGGCGGGGGTTCGTATTCCCGTCGAGCGAGATCTACGGTGGCGCTGGCGCGACGTGGGACTACGGGCCGCTCGGTGTGGAGCTCAAGAACAACGTGAAGCGTGCGTGGTGGCGCGCGATGGTCCAGCTGCGCGAGGACATGGTGGGTCTCGACGCCGCCATCCTCATGCACCCTAGAGTCTGGGAAGCCTCGGGGCACGTCGAGAACTTCACCGATCCGCTCGTGGAATGCCGCAACTGCCGGAAGCGCTACCGGATCGACGAGCTGCCGAAGGGCGGCCATCTCATGGACGCGTGGCGGTCCAACCAGATCGACCTGAGCAGCGTCGCTTGTCCCAGTTGCGGGGAGAAGAAGCTCGCCGACCCACGGCGCTTCAACCTCATGTTCAAGACGTTCGTCGGTCCCGCGGAGGACACCGCGTCCGTCGCCTGGCTGCGGCCCGAGACAGCGCAGGGCATCTTCGTGAACTTCGAGAACGTGCAGCAGTCGACGCGGCGGCGGCTGCCGTTCGGGATCGCGCAGATCGGCAAGTCATTCCGCAACGAGATCACGCCGGGGAACTTCATCTTCCGCTCGCGCGAGTTCGAGCAGATGGAGATGCAGTACTTCTGCCGCCCCGATGACGCGCCGCGCCTCTTCGAGGAGTGGCTCGCGCGACGCCGTCAGTGGTACGCCGACCTGGGCATCGCCGACGCCGTCCTCCGCTTCCGCGAGCACGCCGAGAACGAGCGCGCGCACTATGCGGCGAAGGCCGTCGACATCGAGTTCCTGTACCCATTCGGATGGAACGAGACCGAGGGTATCCACAACCGCACCGACTTCGACCTCCGGCGCCACAGCGAGTTCTCCGGCAAGGACCTGCGCTACCACGACGACCTCACCGGGGAGCGCTTTCTCCCGTATGTCGTCGAGACCGCTGTCGGGGCCGATCGCGCCACGTACGCGCTGCTCTGCGCGGCGTATGCGGAGGAGCCTGACAAGGAGGGCGTGCGCGTCGTGCTGCGGCTGCACCACGCGATCGCGCCGTACAAGGTCGCGGTCCTGCCGCTGTCGAAGAACGAGAGGCTCACGCCGCTCGCGCGCGAGGTATGGGCGGCCATCCGCCCGCACTTCATGAGCACGTACGACGAGACCCAGGCGATCGGCCGCCGCTACCGGAGGCAGGACGAGATCGGCACGCCGCTCTGTGTCACTGTCGACTTCGATTCGCTAGAGGACCGCGCCGTCACCATCCGCGACCGTGACAGCATGGCCCAGGTCCGGGTGCCGATCGCCGATCTCGTGCCCGCGCTGAAGGAGCGGCTCGGCGCCTAG
- the dnaG gene encoding DNA primase, with amino-acid sequence MPGDFDLVKERVDIVQLVGTKVALKKAGRIYRGLCPFHAEKTASFTVDPERRTYHCFGCGVHGDVFTWMETQVGLSPAEALKELAESAGVELTRRAPEQRKQEDRLFQANDAATFYFRQALRGTPRGKSVTEYLAKRGITQESIDAFGIGYAPDQRDSLLLYLRKKGFSEDDAVAAGLVTKNERGLWDRFRDRLIVPIRDRRGRAIAFGGRAMRDDQQGKYVNSNQTLLFNKSATLYGLDKASAAIRKEGTAVIVEGYFDTIACHQAGFTNVVASMGTALTEDQYRVLNDMKIERAIVAFDGDAAGQRSAESRGRELLSALSRFGSGAGGGRLGTRTGLALFVTVLPEGLDPDDVARKEPETFRRLLAEAKPLLEFLIDRVRATSRLDQSEGRLRFLQRTAALIAEEPDPVRREVYLSEVAGSAGVDPAFLRERLPAAGKSTQRTARTPTEPSPPRREAPAAKQTPSFERYVMALLTRYPEEIARADLAPTDLVDPDLRTLYEQLQAGKRPDSDLPAQLAALAAALGANAPELDEQTDPGQVIEIAALRLRVDNVQRRLGEARIQLAHAEGDVGGLDGEIARMGEELERLMKRRERRTVLRGELEREEDR; translated from the coding sequence GTGCCGGGTGATTTCGATCTCGTAAAAGAGCGCGTTGACATCGTCCAACTTGTCGGTACGAAGGTCGCCCTTAAGAAGGCCGGACGGATCTATCGCGGGCTCTGTCCTTTTCACGCCGAGAAGACGGCCTCATTCACGGTCGATCCGGAGAGACGCACCTATCACTGTTTCGGATGTGGGGTTCACGGGGACGTCTTCACCTGGATGGAGACACAGGTAGGTCTGTCCCCGGCGGAGGCGCTCAAGGAGCTAGCGGAGAGCGCCGGAGTCGAACTCACTCGGCGCGCGCCGGAGCAGCGCAAGCAGGAAGACCGGCTCTTCCAGGCGAACGACGCCGCGACCTTCTATTTCCGCCAGGCGCTGCGCGGTACCCCGCGCGGCAAGTCTGTCACCGAGTACCTCGCCAAGCGCGGCATCACACAGGAGTCGATCGACGCCTTCGGCATTGGCTACGCGCCGGACCAGCGCGACAGCCTCCTCCTGTACCTCCGGAAGAAGGGGTTCAGCGAGGACGACGCTGTCGCGGCCGGACTGGTCACCAAGAACGAGCGGGGCCTGTGGGACCGCTTCCGCGACCGGCTGATCGTCCCGATCCGGGACCGGCGCGGCCGAGCCATCGCCTTCGGCGGCCGCGCTATGCGCGACGACCAGCAGGGCAAGTACGTCAACTCCAACCAGACGCTCCTGTTCAACAAGAGCGCCACGCTGTACGGCCTCGACAAGGCCAGCGCGGCCATCCGGAAGGAGGGCACGGCCGTCATCGTCGAGGGCTATTTCGACACCATCGCCTGCCATCAGGCCGGCTTTACCAACGTCGTCGCGTCCATGGGGACGGCGCTCACCGAGGACCAGTACCGGGTCTTGAACGACATGAAGATCGAGCGCGCCATAGTCGCCTTCGACGGCGACGCTGCCGGTCAGCGGTCCGCCGAGTCGCGCGGACGGGAGCTCCTCAGCGCCCTCAGCCGGTTCGGATCGGGCGCGGGCGGCGGTCGGCTGGGGACCCGGACCGGCCTCGCGCTCTTTGTGACCGTGCTGCCGGAGGGGCTCGACCCTGACGACGTCGCTCGGAAGGAGCCGGAGACCTTCCGCCGCCTCCTGGCGGAGGCCAAGCCGCTGCTCGAGTTCCTCATCGATCGGGTCCGCGCGACGTCTCGCCTCGATCAGTCCGAAGGCCGGCTCCGCTTCCTTCAGCGGACCGCCGCGCTGATCGCGGAGGAGCCGGATCCTGTTCGGCGGGAGGTCTACCTGTCGGAGGTGGCGGGAAGCGCTGGGGTCGATCCCGCGTTCTTGAGAGAGAGGCTCCCCGCGGCCGGAAAGAGTACGCAGAGGACGGCGCGGACGCCGACCGAGCCCTCGCCGCCGCGTCGCGAGGCGCCAGCAGCGAAACAAACGCCTTCTTTTGAGCGTTACGTCATGGCACTATTAACTCGATATCCGGAGGAGATCGCGCGCGCCGACCTTGCCCCCACTGACCTGGTAGACCCCGACCTGCGTACCCTCTACGAACAGCTTCAGGCGGGGAAGCGTCCGGACTCTGACTTGCCGGCTCAACTAGCCGCCCTTGCTGCGGCACTTGGCGCAAATGCGCCTGAGCTCGACGAACAGACGGACCCAGGCCAGGTGATCGAGATCGCCGCGCTGCGCCTTCGGGTAGACAACGTGCAGCGTCGTTTGGGTGAAGCGCGGATCCAGCTCGCGCACGCCGAAGGCGACGTCGGGGGGTTGGATGGCGAGATCGCGCGGATGGGCGAGGAGCTCGAGCGGCTCATGAAGCGGCGAGAGCGCCGCACGGTGCTGCGCGGCGAGCTGGAACGAGAAGAGGATCGATGA
- a CDS encoding ATP-binding protein — protein sequence MGLQLGEPAVNGHAVQFYERDPYLLDSVSDYLGSALSAASAGILIATPPHRDGVAQRLTARGLDILGAGAEGRYVALDARDTLNRFMVDGWPDPARFDDTIGMLISTTRERASQIHAFGEMVALLWAEGNRDAAIRLEELWAELHTRHPFSLLCAYPIEAFHDTSHAKSFGEMTAIHTAVIPAESYMGLQGDAQLRVIARLQQQAGALEAETIQRRHAEAELRKKVEQLADADRRKDEFLAMLGHELRNPLAPVTTALQLMRLHSDEPLRVTRARETIERQVEHMTRLIDDLLDVSRITRGKIELRQEAVLVSTLVTRAVEAARPVIDERGHRLTLDLPDEPLTLSADPARLEQVLANLLNNAAKYTDVGGRIWLRAFVDAGHLVLSVKDNGAGLTPAMRDHVFDLFVQGPDVRAYARGGLGIGLTLVRRLVEMHGGTVEARSDGPGQGSEFIARLPIRPVSQVVPHNDPIGAGLSALPKRRVLVVDDNVDAADALAELLRDYGHDVRAAHDGPSAIEQAALHRPDIVLLDIGMPGFDGYEVARRMRGELGSKATLVALTGYGEARHRRLSRAAGFDQHVTKPIDIRKLEKLLTATN from the coding sequence ATGGGACTGCAGCTGGGTGAGCCAGCGGTGAACGGCCACGCCGTCCAGTTCTATGAGCGCGACCCCTATCTGCTCGACAGCGTCAGCGACTACCTCGGATCGGCGCTCAGCGCCGCCAGCGCCGGCATCCTGATCGCGACCCCGCCGCATCGCGACGGCGTGGCGCAGCGCCTCACCGCTCGTGGCCTCGACATCCTCGGGGCGGGAGCGGAGGGCCGGTACGTGGCGCTCGACGCGCGCGACACGCTCAACCGGTTCATGGTCGACGGCTGGCCGGACCCGGCACGGTTCGACGACACGATCGGGATGCTCATCTCGACGACGCGCGAGCGCGCATCGCAGATCCACGCCTTTGGCGAGATGGTCGCTCTCCTCTGGGCCGAGGGGAACAGGGACGCGGCCATCCGGCTCGAGGAGCTCTGGGCCGAGCTGCATACCCGCCACCCGTTCTCACTACTGTGCGCGTATCCGATCGAGGCGTTCCACGACACCTCGCACGCCAAGTCGTTCGGCGAGATGACGGCGATCCACACAGCCGTGATCCCTGCCGAGAGCTACATGGGGCTTCAGGGTGACGCCCAGCTTCGCGTCATCGCGCGGCTCCAGCAGCAGGCCGGCGCGCTGGAAGCCGAGACGATCCAACGCCGGCACGCGGAGGCGGAGCTGCGCAAGAAGGTGGAGCAGCTCGCGGACGCGGACCGGCGCAAAGATGAGTTCCTCGCGATGCTCGGACACGAGCTTCGCAATCCACTCGCGCCAGTGACCACGGCGCTGCAGCTCATGCGCCTTCACAGCGACGAACCGCTTCGCGTGACGCGCGCTCGCGAGACGATCGAGCGTCAGGTCGAGCACATGACCCGCCTGATCGACGATCTCCTCGACGTCTCACGGATCACGCGCGGCAAGATCGAGCTTCGACAGGAGGCCGTCCTCGTCTCGACGCTGGTAACGCGCGCCGTGGAAGCCGCGCGGCCGGTCATCGACGAGCGTGGCCATCGATTGACGCTCGACCTGCCCGACGAACCCCTCACGCTCAGTGCCGACCCTGCGCGTCTCGAGCAGGTGCTTGCGAACCTCCTCAACAACGCCGCGAAATACACCGATGTGGGCGGTCGGATCTGGCTCCGCGCGTTCGTGGACGCTGGGCACCTCGTCCTGTCGGTGAAGGACAACGGTGCGGGTCTCACACCCGCGATGCGCGATCACGTTTTCGATCTCTTCGTTCAGGGCCCCGACGTCCGCGCGTACGCACGCGGCGGGCTCGGCATCGGGCTCACCCTGGTCCGCCGTCTCGTCGAGATGCATGGCGGAACGGTCGAGGCGCGCAGCGATGGGCCCGGGCAGGGCAGCGAGTTCATCGCACGCCTGCCGATCCGTCCGGTGAGCCAGGTCGTGCCGCACAACGACCCGATCGGCGCCGGGCTTTCCGCACTTCCGAAGCGCCGGGTCCTCGTCGTCGACGACAACGTCGACGCGGCCGACGCGCTTGCGGAGCTTCTGCGCGACTACGGCCACGACGTGCGCGCTGCGCACGACGGCCCGAGCGCGATCGAGCAGGCGGCGCTCCATCGACCCGACATCGTGCTGCTCGACATCGGCATGCCTGGATTCGATGGCTACGAGGTCGCCCGGCGGATGCGCGGTGAGCTCGGGTCGAAGGCTACGCTCGTGGCGCTCACCGGCTACGGCGAGGCGCGCCACCGCCGTCTGTCGCGAGCCGCGGGATTCGATCAGCACGTGACGAAGCCCATCGACATCCGCAAGCTGGAGAAGCTCCTCACCGCCACGAACTGA
- a CDS encoding SMP-30/gluconolactonase/LRE family protein, whose amino-acid sequence MYASPLNFGAASGPANICVLDPSGALIDVISVAPVPGGVARLLGMLFVPSEGLHVGDVGGGRVLRIDVGTHDATTIASGFGAPNAFARDRAGNLFVSDSFPGTITRIAPNGSKTVFAYPAQLAPPSGEFPPFGANGLAFDRNERFLYVAMTARDQVFRIAYEGGSLGAIQLFAQGVAGGALDGADGIAFDVRGNLYVCSNQSDGIAVLSPDGGVIAEHRGTGANAFNSPASIVFKGRTVYVADLALFHGGPNKVSAFAAPYPGK is encoded by the coding sequence GTGTACGCATCGCCGCTGAACTTCGGTGCGGCGAGCGGCCCTGCGAACATCTGCGTCCTCGATCCGAGCGGCGCGCTCATCGACGTCATCAGCGTCGCGCCGGTGCCTGGCGGCGTCGCGAGGCTGCTGGGGATGCTCTTCGTTCCGAGCGAGGGACTTCATGTCGGAGACGTTGGGGGCGGTCGCGTGCTGCGTATCGACGTCGGCACGCACGACGCGACGACGATTGCCAGCGGTTTCGGCGCGCCGAACGCCTTCGCCCGTGACCGGGCGGGCAACCTGTTCGTGTCCGACTCGTTCCCGGGCACGATCACGAGGATCGCTCCCAACGGCAGCAAGACGGTGTTCGCCTATCCGGCCCAGCTCGCACCCCCGTCGGGCGAGTTCCCACCGTTCGGTGCCAACGGCCTCGCGTTCGATCGGAACGAGCGCTTCCTCTATGTCGCAATGACTGCTCGCGATCAGGTGTTCCGCATCGCTTACGAGGGTGGATCACTTGGCGCGATCCAGCTGTTCGCGCAGGGTGTCGCGGGCGGCGCCCTCGACGGCGCCGACGGCATCGCCTTCGACGTACGCGGGAACTTGTACGTGTGCTCGAATCAGTCCGACGGGATCGCGGTGCTCTCGCCTGACGGTGGCGTGATCGCCGAACACCGTGGCACCGGCGCGAACGCGTTCAACTCGCCGGCGAGCATCGTGTTCAAGGGACGCACCGTGTACGTCGCGGACCTCGCGCTGTTCCACGGAGGTCCGAACAAGGTCAGCGCGTTCGCCGCGCCCTATCCGGGGAAGTAG
- a CDS encoding phage holin family protein has protein sequence MYERPGYRTLLGRIRNNVRLYIRKQLELPRQEIAEIVRANLRAAMWFGIAFAFILGTLIALTVLVIAVIAIWLPLWAAALIVFALFIALAALTGYIGYKKLDLRGPTRSINSLKETMRWAKARLLGRSAS, from the coding sequence TTGTACGAACGACCTGGTTACCGCACGCTCCTCGGCCGCATCCGCAACAACGTCCGGCTGTACATCCGCAAACAGCTCGAGCTGCCGCGCCAGGAGATCGCCGAGATCGTTCGCGCGAACCTGCGCGCCGCGATGTGGTTCGGCATCGCGTTCGCGTTCATCCTGGGCACGCTCATCGCGCTCACCGTGCTCGTGATCGCCGTGATCGCGATCTGGCTGCCCCTGTGGGCCGCGGCCCTCATCGTGTTCGCGCTGTTCATCGCGCTCGCCGCACTCACCGGTTACATCGGATACAAGAAGCTGGACCTTCGCGGTCCCACGCGAAGCATCAATTCGCTGAAGGAGACGATGCGTTGGGCGAAAGCCCGTCTGCTCGGACGGAGCGCGAGCTAG
- a CDS encoding deoxyguanosinetriphosphate triphosphohydrolase, with amino-acid sequence MATKVERGAKLSRDRSVASLRIRERSEELEGTTLAPYATKSADGRRDKPEEPSPTRTAFAVDRDRIIHSKAFRRTKHKTQVFLAPVGDHYRTRLTHILEVNQIGRALARALRLNEDLVEAMALGHDIGHTPFGHIGEELLARFLPDGFRHNQQSVRIVEKLEKNGAGLNLTKQTRDGILKHSSPTEGGLETAAWGEPETPEGWVVRYADKIAYLHHDIDDAMRAEIITEADLPQDIRSALGNDRAERLDTMIYDVVVTSYGKPEVTMSDEVLEATNALRKFMFDNVYLAGPAKTEDEKAQGVLWELLQYFEAHPDRMPAEHQRIASSENTKRAVADYIAGMTDGYALDTFTSLFIPAAWSHL; translated from the coding sequence ATGGCCACCAAAGTTGAGCGCGGCGCGAAGCTGTCACGCGACCGCAGCGTCGCGTCGCTACGGATCCGTGAGCGCTCCGAGGAACTCGAGGGCACGACACTCGCGCCGTACGCGACGAAGAGCGCGGACGGCCGGCGTGACAAGCCGGAGGAGCCCTCGCCCACGCGGACCGCATTCGCGGTGGACCGCGACCGCATCATCCACAGCAAGGCCTTTCGACGCACGAAGCACAAGACGCAGGTCTTCCTCGCGCCCGTCGGCGATCACTATCGCACGCGCCTGACGCATATCCTCGAGGTCAATCAGATCGGACGAGCGCTCGCCCGCGCGCTGCGGCTGAACGAGGATCTCGTCGAGGCGATGGCACTCGGCCATGACATCGGGCACACGCCCTTCGGCCACATAGGCGAGGAGCTGCTCGCGCGTTTCCTGCCCGACGGATTCCGTCACAACCAGCAGAGCGTGCGGATCGTCGAGAAGCTCGAGAAGAACGGCGCGGGTCTGAACCTCACGAAGCAGACACGCGACGGCATCCTCAAGCACAGCTCGCCCACGGAAGGCGGCCTCGAGACCGCGGCCTGGGGCGAGCCGGAGACGCCGGAAGGCTGGGTAGTCCGCTATGCCGACAAGATCGCGTACCTGCACCACGACATCGACGACGCGATGCGGGCCGAGATCATCACCGAGGCCGACCTACCCCAGGACATCCGCTCCGCGCTCGGGAACGATCGCGCCGAGCGCCTGGACACGATGATCTACGACGTCGTCGTCACCTCATATGGGAAGCCCGAGGTGACGATGAGCGACGAGGTGCTCGAGGCCACCAACGCGCTGCGCAAGTTCATGTTCGACAACGTCTACCTCGCGGGGCCCGCCAAGACCGAGGACGAGAAAGCGCAGGGGGTCCTCTGGGAGCTCCTCCAGTACTTCGAGGCGCACCCGGACCGGATGCCAGCGGAGCATCAGCGGATCGCCTCGTCCGAGAACACCAAGCGGGCCGTCGCCGACTACATCGCCGGGATGACGGACGGGTATGCCTTGGACACGTTCACCAGCCTGTTCATCCCGGCCGCCTGGAGCCACCTCTAG